A window of Candidatus Zixiibacteriota bacterium genomic DNA:
GCTGAAAATCTATTCTGACCGATGGTGTCATAGCCATCAGGCGGGAGGGGATCGTGTATTATCGCGACTACAAACATAGCTATACGGGTACGCCATCCAGGCACCCGCCCGAAGACAGCCTGGTGCTGGGTTCGGTAATGAGCGACTACCTGGAAGAGCTAGAACCCGAAGTCGTCCCGAGTGACAGTTTTCTCTATGAGAGCCTACTGTCCGAGGATGACCAATTTGATAAAAAAGAGTCGGAAGAAGTGTGAGATTAGAGAGAGGAGATATTTAGATGGACATTGCTATGATCTCGGCCATGGCCATCCTGACAACTTATGCTGTCGTCAAGGCTGGTGCTCATATCTGGGCAGAAATTCATGCCAGATTTATCAAAAATGAGGCCTCCTTCAATACCGCCACCGGTTTCGAACAGTTTGGATTCGCTTCCAGACATGATTGCAATAAAAAACTGGCTGATACGGCTTTGGAGTTGATTCACGCTAACGGACATGAGTATGAGGATGAGTTGGAAACCATATTCCACAGTATTGGAAATGGCCTTGTAACCTGGGTTACTATCTCGTTAGAGGATGATCTCAAATTCATTAATCATTCGTTTCATAACCTCTACTATAATTCAGCGGTGCTGAAGGAGGAATTTTTTTCGGGTCACGAGACAGCCGAGGTATGCTACCGGGCTTCCTACATTTGGGAATGTGAAACACGTGAAATCGTATTTGGCGTGCCCCATCTAACTTATGATTGCGATGATCAAGTAAGGCACAGGATCAATTTCGGCCTTACGGCCTTGCCCTACAGGATCGAGTTCGTAAATAAAAAGTCTGATCTTCCGAGTGATCTCGACCTGCCAAAAAAGGATAATATGGGTGAATATGAGAGCATTCAAATTGAGCACGGCACTTTGATTTGCATGGCCAATCGTTACGGGCAGGACAGTGAATCGGTACCTCCCAACCAGGCATTCTTCACGGGACAGGTCGTGGCGGTCTCGGATTTGAGTGATTTATGTGACGGTTACGGTTTCGTGGTGGTGACTGTTAAATCACAGGTCTTTTTTATCAATATCATCATCAGAAACGACAGCCTGCGCAGAATTCCAAAAATCGGCCAGTACACCGCTACCAGCTGTACTCTGACCGGTACATTACGAGATATCGAAGTTCTCTGTTTGTAACAGGACGCTTTCAGGTCGGAAATTGTCCTTTATGTGAAAACGCTACAGCAATTAATACATATTATACGGGCAATTACCGTATTATCGGCAAGAGCACTCGACGGTAAAATAAAATAAAAGTTGTTGACTGATAGTAGATTGTTTATATTTTCTATACAAAATTTATGCGTTCAAAGGTTATTATGGAAAATTTGGAATTGATAGATCAGGTTTTGATCAATCTGAGGCGGATAATGCGGGCGATTGATCTCCACTCCCGCAAGCTGGCGGCTGATTTTTCGCTGACCGGCCCGCAGTTGTTTTTGTTGAAGATGATCAAATCCGAGGGTAATTTGACATTGGGTAAGCTGGCGAATTGCACTTGCCTGTCGAATGCCACCGTTACCGGCATAATCGACCGTCTTGAAAAGCGCGGGCTTGTCCGCAGGACACGGGGCGACCGTGACCGCCGGCAGGTATTTGTGGCGATCACCGACAAGGCCGATAAAATCCT
This region includes:
- a CDS encoding MarR family transcriptional regulator, with the translated sequence MRSKVIMENLELIDQVLINLRRIMRAIDLHSRKLAADFSLTGPQLFLLKMIKSEGNLTLGKLANCTCLSNATVTGIIDRLEKRGLVRRTRGDRDRRQVFVAITDKADKILQSAPPPLQEQFVWRMRQLDSAEQDQILGCLNQLAAMMDAEKLDVSPVLDARELIPRDDSLQDSN